A region of Malaciobacter marinus DNA encodes the following proteins:
- a CDS encoding fumarate hydratase: MNTIKEQDIIDSIAGACQYISYYHPEDFVKGMVEAYEKEESEAAKNAIAQILINSKMCAMGHRPLCQDTGSVNIFIKVGLNAKLELSKELEEVLNEGVAKGYTDPDNTLRYSVVSDPAGERKNTKNNTPAVIHYSVDNSDKVEITVAAKGGGSENKSKFTVLNPSDSIYDWVMENVRQMGAGWCPPGILGIGIGGNPEKSMLLAKESLMDHVDIHELKKRGAKNAVEELRLRLYEDINKIGIGAQGLGGLTTVLDVKILDYPCHAASKPVAMIPNCAATRHIHFELDGKGAAKFEKPDLDIWPDLEIPMDSVKRVNIEDLTKENLSQFKSGDTLLLSGKILTARDAAHKKIVEYKAAGKALPNNLDLKDRFIYYVGPVDPVRDEKVGPAGPTTSTRMDKFTKEMMEIGILGMIGKAERKQPTIDLIKEYKSTYLIATGGAAYLISQSIKDAKVVAFEEMGMEAIYEFEVKDMPVTVAVDTEGVSIHTTGPQKWNSI, encoded by the coding sequence ATGAATACTATAAAAGAGCAAGATATAATAGACAGTATCGCCGGAGCCTGTCAATATATATCATATTATCATCCAGAAGATTTTGTAAAAGGAATGGTAGAAGCATATGAAAAAGAGGAGTCAGAAGCAGCAAAAAATGCGATAGCACAGATTCTAATTAATTCAAAGATGTGTGCAATGGGACATAGACCATTGTGCCAAGATACAGGGTCAGTAAATATTTTTATCAAAGTAGGTTTAAATGCAAAACTAGAGTTGTCAAAAGAGCTAGAAGAAGTATTAAATGAGGGAGTAGCAAAAGGATATACAGACCCAGATAATACATTAAGATACTCAGTAGTAAGTGACCCAGCAGGAGAGAGAAAGAATACAAAAAATAATACTCCAGCAGTAATACATTATAGTGTAGATAACTCAGATAAAGTAGAGATAACAGTTGCAGCAAAAGGTGGAGGAAGTGAGAATAAATCTAAGTTTACAGTGCTAAATCCATCAGATTCAATATATGATTGGGTAATGGAGAATGTAAGACAAATGGGAGCAGGATGGTGTCCACCAGGAATACTAGGAATAGGAATTGGAGGAAACCCAGAGAAATCAATGCTACTAGCAAAAGAGTCTTTAATGGATCATGTAGATATACATGAATTAAAGAAAAGAGGAGCAAAGAATGCAGTTGAAGAGTTAAGATTAAGACTGTATGAAGATATCAATAAAATAGGTATAGGAGCACAAGGACTTGGAGGCTTAACAACAGTATTAGATGTAAAGATATTAGATTATCCATGTCATGCAGCTTCAAAACCCGTAGCAATGATACCAAACTGTGCAGCAACAAGACATATACATTTTGAACTAGATGGAAAAGGTGCAGCAAAATTCGAGAAACCAGATTTGGATATATGGCCAGATTTAGAGATACCAATGGATAGTGTAAAAAGAGTAAATATAGAAGATTTAACAAAAGAGAATTTGTCACAGTTTAAATCAGGGGATACATTACTATTGTCAGGGAAGATTTTAACAGCAAGAGATGCAGCACATAAAAAAATTGTAGAGTATAAAGCAGCAGGGAAAGCATTACCAAATAATTTAGATTTAAAAGATAGATTTATATATTATGTAGGACCAGTAGATCCAGTAAGAGATGAGAAAGTAGGACCAGCAGGACCAACAACATCAACAAGAATGGATAAATTCACAAAAGAGATGATGGAAATAGGAATATTAGGGATGATAGGGAAAGCTGAAAGAAAGCAACCAACAATAGATTTAATAAAAGAGTATAAATCAACATACCTAATAGCAACAGGTGGAGCTGCATATTTAATATCACAATCAATAAAAGATGCGAAAGTAGTAGCATTTGAAGAGATGGGTATGGAAGCAATATATGAGTTTGAAGTCAAAGATATGCCAGTAACAGTCGCTGTTGACACTGAGGGTGTATCTATTCATACAACTGGACCACAAAAATGGAATAGTATTTAG
- the dsbD gene encoding protein-disulfide reductase DsbD: protein MIKRVLLIFFLTFNFLFAISNDDFLTPEEAFQTKFDVNNENISFKIELGKDIYLYDNMLKVFINKPEKIEITKELNIPKPVEYDGFIVHFGNQNIEIPLNLLESKLKADSYEVEVQFQGCSKAGLCYAPMSETYTYSKTVSKAQEVKPLENKQALSETDSIANTLASGNFLLVLATFFGFGLLLSLTPCVFPMIPILSSIIVKASNNERLTPLKGFFLSFVYVFFMAIAYTIAGVVAGLFGANLQVALQNPYVLVVFALIFVALAFSMFGYFKLELPQSIQNRINKTTEGKEKQGVLGIAIMGFLSALIVGPCVAPPLAGALVYIGQTGDALLGGLALFVLSFGMGLPLLLIGVGAGKFMPKPGGWMDSVSKIFGIVMLGIAIWMLERVIPQYTMYLWAFLLIGASLYLQIYKHILIRTFTIVLLVYGVIAFVGAISGANDILKPLNKLSLSTSKVSSENDIKWKYVKNLDELDMAIKESSKPVMLDFYADWCVACKELEEITFTDEKVKQKLQEFTLLKADVTKNSADDKLMQKKYGIFGPPGLIFWDENNKEIKEAKIVGFKTAKEFLEIVNRSF from the coding sequence ATGATAAAAAGAGTTCTTTTAATATTTTTTTTAACTTTTAACTTTTTATTTGCAATTTCAAATGATGATTTTTTAACTCCTGAAGAAGCTTTTCAAACAAAATTTGATGTAAATAATGAAAATATATCTTTTAAAATAGAGCTTGGAAAAGATATATATTTATATGATAATATGTTAAAGGTTTTTATAAATAAACCTGAAAAAATAGAGATTACAAAAGAATTGAATATTCCTAAACCTGTTGAATATGATGGATTTATAGTTCATTTTGGAAATCAAAATATAGAAATCCCTTTGAATCTTTTAGAGTCTAAATTAAAAGCAGATAGCTATGAAGTTGAAGTTCAATTTCAAGGTTGTTCAAAAGCTGGCCTTTGTTATGCTCCTATGAGTGAAACATATACTTATTCAAAAACAGTTTCAAAAGCTCAAGAAGTAAAACCTTTAGAAAATAAACAAGCTCTAAGTGAGACTGATTCTATTGCAAATACCCTAGCAAGTGGAAATTTTCTTTTAGTATTAGCAACATTTTTTGGTTTTGGATTACTGCTTTCATTAACACCTTGTGTTTTTCCAATGATTCCTATCCTTTCATCAATAATTGTAAAAGCTAGTAACAATGAAAGATTAACACCACTTAAAGGTTTCTTCTTATCTTTTGTATATGTTTTCTTTATGGCAATTGCATATACTATTGCAGGAGTAGTTGCAGGCTTGTTTGGTGCAAACTTACAAGTAGCACTTCAAAATCCTTATGTTTTAGTTGTTTTTGCATTAATATTTGTAGCTTTAGCTTTTTCTATGTTTGGATACTTTAAATTAGAATTGCCTCAATCTATTCAAAACAGAATCAACAAAACAACAGAGGGAAAAGAGAAACAAGGAGTATTAGGAATTGCTATTATGGGATTTTTATCTGCTTTAATAGTAGGTCCTTGTGTTGCTCCACCATTAGCAGGTGCTTTAGTTTATATAGGTCAAACAGGAGATGCACTTCTTGGTGGTTTAGCTTTATTTGTACTTAGCTTTGGAATGGGACTTCCTTTATTATTAATAGGTGTAGGTGCTGGTAAGTTTATGCCAAAACCAGGTGGTTGGATGGATAGTGTTTCTAAAATCTTTGGTATTGTAATGCTTGGTATTGCAATTTGGATGTTAGAGCGAGTAATACCACAATATACTATGTATTTATGGGCATTTTTACTAATTGGGGCATCTTTATATTTACAAATATATAAACATATCTTAATAAGAACATTTACAATTGTTTTATTAGTTTATGGTGTTATTGCTTTTGTTGGGGCAATAAGTGGTGCAAATGATATATTAAAACCTCTTAATAAACTTAGTTTATCAACTTCAAAAGTAAGTAGTGAAAATGATATCAAATGGAAATATGTTAAAAATTTAGATGAATTAGATATGGCTATAAAAGAGTCTTCAAAACCTGTTATGCTTGATTTTTACGCTGATTGGTGTGTGGCTTGTAAAGAGTTAGAAGAGATAACTTTTACAGATGAAAAAGTAAAGCAAAAACTTCAAGAGTTTACTCTTTTAAAAGCAGATGTTACTAAAAATAGTGCTGATGATAAATTGATGCAAAAAAAATATGGTATTTTTGGACCTCCTGGATTAATCTTTTGGGATGAAAATAATAAAGAGATTAAAGAGGCTAAAATCGTTGGATTTAAAACTGCTAAAGAGTTTTTAGAAATTGTAAACAGAAGTTTTTAA
- a CDS encoding thioredoxin family protein: MKRVVLILLFSFISSFAAEHLTAQNMDEKLQNKNAIVDFYATWCPPCKIMSKNLKEFENSNNSDVVIYKVDVDKQPQLAQKFGVRTIPTTVYFKNGVFLKKEVGVKTVSQLHLNVKNYF; the protein is encoded by the coding sequence ATGAAAAGAGTAGTTTTAATTCTATTGTTTAGTTTTATTTCATCGTTTGCAGCGGAACATTTAACAGCTCAAAATATGGATGAAAAACTTCAAAATAAGAATGCAATTGTTGACTTTTATGCCACTTGGTGTCCTCCATGTAAGATAATGTCTAAAAATTTGAAAGAGTTTGAAAATTCAAACAATAGTGATGTAGTAATTTATAAAGTTGATGTAGATAAACAACCACAATTAGCACAAAAATTTGGAGTAAGAACAATTCCTACTACTGTTTATTTTAAAAATGGAGTATTTTTAAAAAAAGAAGTTGGTGTAAAAACAGTATCTCAACTACACTTAAATGTTAAAAACTATTTTTAG
- a CDS encoding rhodanese-like domain-containing protein — MQDEVIDLIPRKVDLMNKDNIVLIDIRTDIEFKQTGIIKNSHKLTFFDIYGNYDLDNWMKKFEELVTNKNQTFILICAHANRTRTVGNYLISLGYKNCAHLHGGIAQWIDERRETVFN; from the coding sequence ATGCAAGATGAAGTAATAGATTTAATTCCTAGAAAAGTTGATTTAATGAATAAAGACAATATAGTTTTAATTGATATTAGAACTGATATTGAGTTTAAACAAACAGGCATTATAAAAAACTCACATAAACTTACATTTTTTGATATTTATGGAAATTATGATTTAGATAACTGGATGAAAAAATTTGAAGAATTAGTTACAAATAAAAACCAAACTTTTATTCTTATTTGTGCCCATGCAAATAGAACAAGAACCGTAGGTAATTATCTTATTAGTTTAGGATATAAAAATTGTGCTCATTTACATGGAGGTATTGCTCAATGGATTGATGAGAGAAGAGAAACAGTTTTTAATTAA
- a CDS encoding rhodanese-like domain-containing protein: protein MKLLILLLTFIPLFANSAKSIDATTLEKYISKRAIIIDIRTKTEQNQEGTIPSSYTITYKNSSDLEMKRWKFKLLKVIKSPNQSFALIDKDGKKSKNLANKLKKAGFKKVFYLEGGFNAWVKEEKRVIN from the coding sequence ATGAAATTACTTATTTTACTACTTACTTTTATTCCTCTTTTTGCAAATAGTGCAAAATCAATTGATGCTACTACTTTAGAAAAATATATTTCTAAAAGAGCGATTATTATAGATATAAGAACAAAAACAGAACAAAATCAAGAAGGTACAATTCCTAGTTCATATACGATTACTTATAAAAATAGCAGTGATTTAGAAATGAAAAGATGGAAATTTAAACTTTTAAAAGTTATAAAAAGTCCAAATCAAAGTTTTGCTCTTATAGATAAAGATGGTAAAAAATCAAAAAATTTAGCAAACAAGCTTAAAAAAGCAGGCTTTAAAAAAGTATTTTATTTAGAAGGTGGTTTTAATGCTTGGGTAAAAGAAGAAAAAAGAGTAATAAATTAA
- a CDS encoding phosphatidylserine decarboxylase, whose product MHITNLISQYFGKFAKKEFPSFFQKFINNTYVKIFKIDMSEFRNAKYYKSLTDLFTRELAIPREINEDENSFISPSDSFITQSGSLHKETLFQIKGMEYSVEDLLTYYCTDTFPMVKDGKYMNFYLAPSDYHRYHAPIDCEIKKLIHVPGKLYPVNLKYLNKELDLFVQNERVILECFSDNKIFYMVFVGALNVGQMVFDFEPSVETNTNAKDIKVIKYDDLKVKKGQTLGYFKMGSTVVMVWEKDSVELEELLNQKVKYGQKIGTLK is encoded by the coding sequence ATGCACATTACAAACTTGATCTCGCAATATTTTGGAAAGTTTGCCAAGAAAGAGTTCCCCTCATTTTTTCAAAAATTTATTAACAATACATATGTTAAAATTTTTAAAATTGATATGAGCGAATTTAGAAATGCTAAGTATTATAAGTCTTTAACTGATTTATTTACAAGAGAATTGGCAATCCCAAGAGAAATTAATGAAGATGAAAATAGTTTTATCTCTCCTTCTGATAGTTTTATTACACAATCAGGGAGTTTACATAAAGAGACTCTTTTTCAAATAAAAGGTATGGAATATTCTGTTGAAGATTTACTTACTTATTATTGTACTGATACTTTCCCTATGGTAAAAGATGGAAAATATATGAATTTTTATCTTGCTCCAAGTGATTATCATAGGTATCATGCACCTATTGATTGTGAAATTAAAAAACTTATTCATGTTCCAGGAAAGCTTTATCCTGTTAATTTAAAATACTTAAATAAAGAACTTGATTTATTTGTTCAAAATGAAAGAGTGATTTTAGAGTGTTTTTCAGATAATAAAATTTTTTATATGGTTTTTGTTGGAGCTTTAAATGTAGGGCAAATGGTATTTGATTTTGAACCAAGTGTAGAAACAAATACTAATGCAAAAGATATAAAAGTAATTAAATATGACGATTTAAAAGTAAAAAAAGGTCAAACATTGGGTTACTTTAAAATGGGATCAACTGTTGTTATGGTTTGGGAAAAAGATAGTGTTGAATTAGAAGAATTACTAAATCAAAAAGTAAAATATGGACAAAAAATAGGAACACTAAAATAA
- a CDS encoding nucleoside recognition domain-containing protein — translation MNLKKTLNSSIKSIWIILKLVIPIYILAEILFYYNTLAYVSFLVEPFTSILGLPKEAALSIISGMFLNLYAAVAFAAPLDMSPQQWTVLAVFLGICHSLVVESVIMKKIGLSNTYSYLLRFFAGLIVAYLTTFIPASYFMSNINIEAFEEKSYDSLISLLQISAYNAFILSLKIIALITALIFIMDFIKTRDFIQKSGKNISKSFSILVGVFLGITYGAGILIEEAKGTSLSKKDIFFIGTFLMICHAIIEDTLLFVIFGADFTIIIAIRTVAAIIISYAMLYFFDKKYSKTTKQSI, via the coding sequence ATGAATTTAAAAAAAACTTTAAACTCCTCAATAAAAAGTATTTGGATTATACTAAAACTTGTTATACCAATTTATATACTTGCTGAAATACTGTTTTATTATAATACTTTAGCATATGTATCATTTTTAGTTGAACCATTTACTTCTATATTAGGTTTACCAAAAGAAGCAGCATTATCAATAATTAGTGGAATGTTTTTGAATCTTTACGCAGCAGTTGCTTTTGCAGCTCCACTTGATATGAGCCCACAACAATGGACTGTTCTAGCAGTGTTTTTAGGTATTTGTCACTCTTTAGTAGTTGAAAGTGTGATTATGAAAAAAATTGGTTTATCAAACACTTACTCTTATCTTTTAAGATTTTTTGCAGGATTAATAGTTGCATATCTAACTACCTTTATTCCTGCTAGTTATTTTATGTCAAATATAAATATTGAAGCTTTTGAAGAAAAAAGTTATGATAGTTTAATATCTTTACTTCAAATTTCAGCATATAATGCCTTTATTTTGTCATTGAAAATTATTGCTTTAATTACTGCTTTAATTTTTATAATGGATTTTATAAAAACAAGAGATTTTATACAAAAAAGTGGGAAAAATATTAGTAAAAGTTTTTCAATCTTAGTTGGTGTATTTTTAGGAATAACATATGGAGCAGGTATATTAATAGAAGAAGCAAAAGGTACAAGTTTAAGTAAAAAAGACATCTTCTTTATTGGTACTTTTTTAATGATTTGTCATGCTATTATTGAAGATACTTTATTGTTTGTAATTTTTGGAGCTGATTTTACTATTATAATTGCTATTAGAACAGTAGCTGCAATAATTATTTCTTATGCAATGTTATATTTCTTTGATAAAAAATATTCTAAAACTACAAAGCAAAGTATTTAA
- a CDS encoding murein transglycosylase A encodes MRQLLIFIITIYIFTGCSVKEYQKYDDISKASLEKVNFYDIEDFYNDDLDYAFEVFKKACTRSKRYEMFKEVCLKADDENNARDFFISNFEAYKLIDNKGSDEGVITGYYEPLLHGSLTKDDTYKYPIYKTPKDMITVDLSNVYPELKKYRLRGKLKGNKLVPYEDRAQLEKHANENLEPICYVDDKFALFLLHIQGSGKVKLTDGTILNVGYANQNGRRYKSVGKYMLKNGFIDRNSASIQGMKAYFDKNPDKIDEILNHNESYVFFRESKQGATGALGVELTSKRNLAVDRSYIPLGMPVFISTSNPVTKEDINKLMVAADVGGAIKGEIRADFFWGFGDKAFEYAGKMKEKGKLYILIPKQVLN; translated from the coding sequence TTGAGACAACTACTAATTTTTATAATTACTATTTATATATTTACTGGGTGTTCTGTAAAAGAGTATCAAAAGTATGATGATATCTCAAAGGCATCTTTAGAAAAAGTCAATTTTTATGATATTGAAGACTTTTATAATGATGATTTAGATTATGCATTTGAAGTATTTAAAAAAGCTTGTACACGTTCAAAAAGATATGAAATGTTTAAAGAAGTTTGTTTAAAAGCAGATGATGAAAATAATGCAAGAGACTTTTTTATCTCAAATTTTGAAGCTTATAAACTAATAGATAATAAAGGAAGTGATGAGGGTGTAATAACTGGTTATTATGAGCCATTACTTCATGGAAGTTTAACAAAAGATGATACTTATAAATATCCAATTTATAAAACTCCAAAAGATATGATCACAGTTGATTTAAGTAATGTTTACCCAGAACTTAAAAAGTATAGATTAAGAGGTAAATTAAAAGGAAATAAATTAGTTCCATATGAAGATAGAGCCCAACTTGAAAAGCATGCAAATGAGAACTTAGAACCTATTTGTTATGTTGATGATAAATTTGCACTTTTTTTACTTCATATACAAGGTTCTGGCAAAGTAAAATTAACAGATGGCACAATTTTAAATGTAGGTTATGCAAACCAAAATGGAAGAAGATATAAATCTGTTGGAAAGTATATGTTAAAAAATGGATTTATTGATAGAAATAGTGCTTCTATTCAAGGAATGAAAGCATATTTTGATAAAAACCCAGACAAAATAGATGAAATTTTAAATCATAATGAAAGTTATGTATTTTTTAGAGAGTCAAAACAAGGTGCAACAGGAGCATTAGGTGTTGAACTTACTTCAAAAAGAAATCTTGCTGTTGATAGAAGTTATATTCCTTTAGGTATGCCAGTATTCATTTCAACTTCAAACCCTGTTACAAAAGAGGATATAAACAAATTAATGGTTGCTGCTGATGTTGGTGGAGCAATTAAAGGGGAAATTAGAGCTGACTTTTTTTGGGGATTTGGTGATAAAGCATTTGAATATGCAGGTAAAATGAAAGAAAAGGGTAAACTATATATTCTTATTCCAAAGCAAGTATTAAATTAA
- the dnaK gene encoding molecular chaperone DnaK, which produces MSKVIGIDLGTTNSCMAVYEGGEAKVIANKEGKNTTPSIVAFTDKGEVLVGDPAKRQAITNPEKTIYSIKRIMGLMMEEENAKEAQEKVGYKIVNRNGATAVEIGDKVYTPQEISAKILGKLKADAEEYLGTTVTDAVITVPAYFNDAQRKATQEAGTIAGLNVLRIINEPTAASLAYGLDKKGEEKVLVYDLGGGTFDVTVLEIGDGTFEVLSTDGNAFLGGDDFDNRIIDWLAKEFKDENGFDIKNDKMALQRLKDAAENAKKELSSAESTEINLPFISMGNAGPVHLVKSLTRAKFESMTEDLINETLSHIKTALDDAGLNKNEIQEIIMVGGSTRLPKANEIVKNYFEKDLNKGVNPDEVVAKGAAVQAGVLKGDVKDVLLLDVTPLSLGIETLGGVMTKLIEKGTTIPVKKSQVFSTAEDNQPAVSIHVTQGEREFAKDNKSLGMFELSDIPAAPRGVPQIEVTFDIDANGVLNVSAKDKGTGKENKITISGSSGLSDEEIEKMVQEAESNKEADAKRKEVIEVRNQADSLLHSTKKTLEENESAVSEEEKQKIVDAAAALEEVLKDENATKEQIEEKVKALTEVSHKLAEAMYAKEQQAQGGQAGGAQANKKAKKDDDDVIDAEVE; this is translated from the coding sequence ATGAGTAAAGTAATTGGAATTGACTTAGGTACAACAAACTCTTGTATGGCAGTTTACGAAGGTGGAGAAGCGAAAGTAATTGCAAATAAAGAAGGTAAAAATACAACACCATCAATTGTAGCATTTACAGATAAAGGAGAGGTTTTAGTAGGAGATCCTGCAAAAAGACAAGCTATTACAAACCCTGAAAAAACAATTTATTCTATCAAAAGAATCATGGGCCTTATGATGGAAGAAGAAAATGCTAAAGAAGCACAAGAAAAAGTTGGATATAAAATTGTAAATAGAAATGGCGCAACAGCAGTTGAGATTGGAGATAAAGTATATACTCCTCAAGAAATTTCTGCAAAAATTTTAGGAAAATTAAAAGCTGATGCAGAAGAGTATTTAGGAACGACTGTAACTGATGCAGTTATTACAGTACCAGCATACTTTAATGATGCACAAAGAAAAGCAACTCAAGAAGCAGGAACAATTGCAGGTCTTAATGTACTAAGAATTATCAATGAGCCAACAGCTGCATCATTAGCTTATGGTTTAGATAAAAAAGGTGAAGAAAAAGTTCTTGTATATGATTTAGGTGGTGGTACATTTGATGTTACAGTTCTTGAAATTGGTGATGGAACATTTGAAGTACTTTCAACTGATGGTAATGCATTCTTAGGTGGAGATGACTTTGATAATAGAATTATAGATTGGTTAGCAAAAGAGTTTAAAGATGAAAATGGTTTTGACATTAAAAATGACAAAATGGCATTACAAAGATTAAAAGATGCAGCTGAAAATGCTAAAAAAGAGTTAAGTTCAGCAGAATCAACAGAAATTAACTTACCATTTATTTCAATGGGTAATGCAGGACCAGTTCACTTAGTAAAATCTTTAACAAGAGCTAAATTTGAGTCTATGACAGAAGATTTAATTAATGAAACTTTATCTCATATTAAAACTGCTTTAGATGATGCAGGATTAAATAAAAATGAAATTCAAGAAATTATCATGGTTGGTGGTTCTACAAGATTACCAAAAGCAAATGAAATTGTTAAAAATTACTTTGAAAAAGATTTAAACAAAGGTGTTAACCCTGATGAAGTAGTTGCAAAAGGTGCTGCTGTTCAAGCTGGTGTATTAAAAGGAGATGTAAAAGATGTATTATTATTAGATGTAACTCCTTTATCATTAGGTATTGAAACTTTAGGTGGAGTTATGACTAAATTAATTGAGAAAGGTACAACTATTCCTGTTAAAAAATCTCAAGTATTTAGTACAGCAGAAGATAACCAACCAGCAGTATCAATTCATGTAACTCAAGGTGAAAGAGAGTTTGCAAAAGATAACAAATCTTTAGGTATGTTTGAACTTTCAGATATTCCAGCAGCTCCAAGAGGTGTGCCTCAAATTGAAGTAACATTTGACATTGATGCAAATGGTGTATTAAATGTAAGTGCTAAAGATAAAGGTACTGGAAAAGAGAATAAAATTACAATCTCTGGTTCATCTGGATTAAGTGATGAAGAAATTGAAAAAATGGTACAAGAAGCAGAATCAAATAAAGAAGCTGATGCAAAAAGAAAAGAAGTAATTGAAGTTAGAAATCAAGCTGACTCTTTATTACATTCAACTAAAAAAACTTTAGAAGAGAATGAAAGTGCAGTATCAGAAGAAGAAAAACAAAAAATCGTAGATGCAGCAGCAGCTTTAGAAGAAGTTTTAAAAGATGAAAATGCAACAAAAGAGCAAATTGAAGAGAAAGTTAAAGCTTTAACTGAAGTTAGTCATAAATTAGCAGAAGCTATGTATGCTAAAGAGCAACAAGCTCAAGGTGGACAAGCAGGTGGCGCACAAGCAAATAAAAAAGCTAAAAAAGATGACGATGATGTAATTGATGCTGAGGTTGAATAA
- the grpE gene encoding nucleotide exchange factor GrpE, whose product MSEEKKEEIQQEVVENQEEQTCEDNATSEVKEETVESVKAELEEKLKEAEDKYLRVHADFENIKKRLEKEKYQAIDYASEKFAKDLLTPIDTLEMALAAEESASDLKAEELLKKLKEGVELTIKNFYTVFEKHEISVIDTSGEFDPNFHDAVMQVDSSEHEDGQIVQQLQKGYKYKERLLRPSMVSICKK is encoded by the coding sequence TTGAGCGAAGAAAAAAAAGAAGAAATACAACAAGAAGTGGTAGAGAATCAAGAAGAACAAACTTGTGAAGACAATGCTACTAGTGAGGTTAAAGAAGAGACTGTAGAAAGTGTAAAAGCTGAACTTGAAGAGAAGTTAAAAGAAGCAGAAGATAAGTACTTAAGAGTTCATGCAGATTTTGAAAATATAAAAAAACGATTAGAAAAAGAGAAGTATCAAGCAATTGATTATGCAAGTGAAAAATTTGCAAAAGATTTATTAACACCAATTGATACTTTAGAAATGGCATTAGCAGCAGAAGAGTCTGCAAGTGATTTAAAAGCAGAAGAGTTACTTAAAAAATTAAAAGAAGGTGTTGAATTAACAATCAAAAACTTCTATACAGTTTTTGAAAAACATGAAATTAGTGTTATTGATACAAGTGGAGAGTTTGATCCAAATTTCCATGATGCAGTAATGCAAGTTGATAGTTCTGAACATGAAGATGGACAAATAGTTCAACAACTACAAAAAGGTTATAAGTATAAAGAGAGATTACTAAGACCTTCAATGGTTTCTATTTGTAAAAAATAG
- a CDS encoding heat-shock protein, whose product MIDKKEFLLQSIIKAYIEHCEPIGSSQLKSMYDIAYSPATIRGYFKKLGDEGYLAQAHASSGRTPTTEALKQYWYSKLNFKLSFVDLRTIEYLAQNIGITVFIKELKNDKLVNIINIQDKYMILEFDNFPITIKFSSALYRFLQDMIGLEINHIIKISKDVGAYELYEQISQFVKKRDLSIYNTKEFLRLALSYDFDETIINSFLNGEVIDRCEEGLYFEELLPIGYTAICHECNIKGYNSKMLIVGELSKDYEYFYNQISMS is encoded by the coding sequence ATGATTGATAAAAAAGAGTTTTTATTACAGTCTATTATCAAAGCATATATTGAACACTGTGAACCTATTGGTTCTAGTCAGTTAAAATCAATGTATGATATTGCTTACTCACCTGCTACTATTAGAGGTTACTTTAAAAAGTTAGGTGATGAGGGTTATTTAGCTCAAGCACATGCAAGTAGTGGAAGAACTCCAACTACAGAAGCTTTAAAGCAATATTGGTATAGCAAATTAAATTTTAAACTATCTTTTGTTGATTTAAGAACTATTGAGTATTTGGCTCAAAATATTGGTATTACTGTGTTTATAAAAGAACTTAAAAATGATAAATTGGTAAATATTATTAATATTCAAGATAAATATATGATTTTAGAATTTGATAATTTTCCAATTACAATTAAGTTCTCATCAGCACTTTACAGATTTTTACAAGATATGATTGGTTTAGAAATCAATCATATAATAAAAATTTCAAAAGATGTAGGTGCTTATGAACTTTATGAACAAATTTCACAATTTGTGAAAAAAAGAGATCTTTCAATTTACAATACAAAAGAGTTTTTAAGATTAGCTCTTAGTTATGACTTTGATGAGACTATTATTAATTCATTTTTAAATGGAGAAGTTATAGATAGATGTGAAGAAGGATTATATTTTGAAGAGTTGTTGCCAATTGGTTACACTGCAATTTGTCATGAGTGTAATATCAAAGGATATAATTCTAAAATGCTAATAGTTGGCGAATTATCAAAAGATTATGAATATTTTTATAATCAAATTAGTATGTCTTAG